The nucleotide sequence CTTGACCGGGGCATCCAGTACGCCGCGGCACCTCGGCTTGAGCCGAGCCGCCTCAGGGATACTGGATCGCCCGATCAAGTCGGGCGATGACCACTTCCTTGGGTAAACGGTCTTCCAAACACCTTTACGCCCGAGGGCGCAAAGCGCTGTCGGGCGTTGACCTCCGGCCTCCAGGGCCAGTCGGCGGGTCGAAAAGAAAGCCTTTCCGAGAAAGTGGCGGGGTTAAACGCCGCTCCCGCCCAAAAGTCAAGGAAAGTTAGGGGGCCGGGGCGGCTTTGCCAGGGCAAGACCCTGAAAATAAGACTGTTTTGGCGCCGGGTTCCCTTTCTGCCGGCCGCGCCCATATAGCAGGGTGATGTCCTTCCGCCCCGACCATCCCTGAAGCCGCCCCGTGCCGATCACCCGCCGCCGCCTGTTCGGACTGCTTGCCGGAGCCGGCGCATCGGTCGGCGTCCCCTCCCTCTGGATATCCCGCATGAAAACCTATGACGGCCCGGTCTCCGACCATTTCGACGGCCTGACCTTCTTCGATCCGGACGGCGCGCCGCCGAAATCGCTTCGCGAGGTGCTGCGCTGGCAGTTCGGCGGCAAGCGGCAGCGCGCGACCTGGCCGGATTGGGCCCCCAGCCCCCACGCCGACACCCCGCCCGAGCGCATCGACGGCGACAAGGTGCGGCTCTCCTTCGTCGGCCATGCCAGCTGGCTGATCCAGACCGGCGGCCTCAACATCCTGGTCGATCCGGTCTGGTCCTCGCGGGTCTCGCCGGTCGCCTGGGCCGGGCCGAAGCGCCACAACGATCCCGGCATCGCTTTCGAGAAGCTGCCGAAGATCGACGTCGTGCTGGTCTCGCACGGCCATTACGATCATCTGGACATCGCGACGCTATCGCGGCTCGCCAAGAATTTTGCCCCGCGCGTGGTCACCCCGCTCGGCAACGACGTAACGATGCGCAGCTGGGATCCCTCGATCAAGGTGGACGCGTTCGACTGGCACGACCGCGTCGAGCTCGGCGGCGGCGTGGCCGTGACACTGGTGCCGACAAGGCATTGGTCGGCGCGCGGCATGTTCGATCGCAACAAGGCGCTGTGGGCGAGTTTCGTGCTGGAGACACCGGCGGGCAAAATCTACGTTGTCTGCGATTCCGGCTATGGCGATGGCGGGCATTTCCGCCGCGTCGCCGAGAAGCACGGGCCGCTGCGCCTGGCGATCCTCCCGATCGGCGCCTATGAGCCGCGCTGGTTCATGCGCGATCAGCACATGAATCCCGAGGATGCGGTGAAAGCGCTGGCCGATTGCGGCGCGCAGGAAGCGCTCGGGCATCACCACGGCACGTTCCAGCTGACGGACGAGGCGATCGATGCGCCGGCGAAGGCGCTGGTGGAAGCGCTCGATGCCGCGAAGATACCGCAGGAGCGGTTCGTCGCGATGAAGCCGGGGCAGGTGGTGGAGATTTAGCCGAGATTTAGCGTCATTCTCCGCTGTCGTCCCGGACAAGCGAAGCGCAGATCCGGGACCCATAACCACAGGATCAGGTTTGGCGAAGACTCGTGGTTACCAGCTCGCACCACGACTCCTCCCTGTGGTTATGGGTCCCCGCGTTCGCGGGGACGACACCTGTATTCGTAGCAGGCAGTGTGCCTCTCACAGAGCTTACTGCCCCGCCTTGATCGCCCAGCTCACATTCACCGTCACCGACAGCGTTTCCTCGCCCGGTGCAACGGCGGCTGGCGCGGCCATCGGCGCTGTCGCCATCCGCGCCTTGAACAACGGCACCGGTGCGCCGCCTTCGGCGACGCTGATCGGCGCGCCGAGCGTGACACCTGTCGCCTTGGCGTAGATCTCCGCCTTGCGCCGCGCGTCCGCGACCGCCTGCTCACGCGCATCGTCGAGCAGTTTTGAGGCCTGCGTCACTTCGAAGGAGATGTTGCCGATGTCGTTGGCGCCGGCGCTGACCAGCGTATCGATGATGGTGGCGACCTTGGTGACGTCGCGAATCTTGACGGTGACGCGGTTACTGGCGCGGAAGCCGACCACGGGCGAGGCGCCGGTGGATTTGTTCTGGCCGTATTGCGGCTGCAGCGACAGCCGCGAGGTCTGGTAATCCTTCTCGGCGATGCCGGCGCCCTTCAGCGCCAGCAGCACCTTGCCCATCGCGGCGTTGTTGGCGTCGGACGCCTCCTTCGCCGACTTGGCGTCGTTGGCGACGCCGGCGTCGATCTGCGCGAGGTCGGGCGCCGCGGACATCGTGGCTTCGCCGCTGACCGTAATGGCGGACGGAAAATCGTCGGCGCGCGCGGGCGTTGCCAGCAGCGTGGCGGCGAAAGCGGCGGCGAGAGACGTAATGGAAAGGACGGCAGGCTTCTTCATTTCTCTCACTTCAATGGCACGAACACATTGATCACGAGCTTGTCCTCGGCCGTCTTCAGGGGATCGGTGAGGTACTCCTCGACGAAGGTGTCCTTGGCTTCCAGTTTCTTGTCGTCGAGGTGATTGGTGATCGCCTCATAGGTGTTGTCCATGTTGTCGTAGGAGCCGCGATGGACGAATTTCAGCGCCTTGCCCTCCGGCGATTTGCCGATGCTCATGTCCTTGGACAGGTTTTTGGGGTCCTGATCGACCGGGATCTCGGCGAGGAAGGTGAAGCCGGTGTCGTCGGTCGAGGTGTAGACGATCATCGAATTGCCGGCGTGCTTGATGCCCTGCTTGTCCAGCAGCGTGTTCAGCGCCTTGAAGGCGTCGATCAGCGTGTCGAAGGCCGAATCCCAATTGGCGGTGCCCTTGACCATCACGACCTTCCGGGGCTCGAGCGTGGTCTCCTGGCCGAAGGGATCGGCGGTCTGCACCGGGGCGGGCGTTGCGGCCGCGGCCGGCGGCGGTGCCGCCGGGCTGGGTGACGGTGAGGCGCTGGCCGCGGGCGATGGTGCCGGGGCGGGTGCAGGCGAGGCACTGGCGGCCGGTGCGGGTGAGGCCGACGGGGCCGGCGAGGGACTTGTCGAAGAAGGGCTTGCCGACGCGGCCGGCGCCGGACTTGGGGTCTGCGCCGGTGCGGCGGTCAGACCAAACGACAAGGCCGCTGCCGGGATCAGCGCGGCCAGAGCGAGACGACGAAACCTGAACATTTTATTCTCCCCAACAGCTTATCCGCCAAGGCCTTACGCCCCCAAGGCCTTAAGTCGGCGCCGCCCGCGCATCCCGGTTCGCGCGAACTGCGCCGTTCTAACACGCGAGCGCCGAATTCGTCCCATGACAGATGCGTCATGGCAGACGTCCGGCGCTCGGCGGCAAAACACTGGCCAAGCCGGCAAGGATCGCCATATAAGGCAGGCGAAATTCGGGAATTTTCATGAGCGCGCTGGCCAATCACGCATTTGCCAAGATGAACGGCATCGGCAACGAGATCGTCGTTGTCGACATGCGCGATTCCACCGCAAAGGTGACGCCGGACGACGCCCGCGCGGTGGCGTCGGCGCGGGGCGGCGTACCTTACGACCAGCTCATGGTGCTCCAGAAGCCCCGGCTCGACGGCACCGAAGCCTTCATCAGCATCTACAATAATGACGGCTCGGAGGCCGGCGCGTGCGGCAACGGCATGCGCTGCGTGGTCCGCCGCATCTTCGAGAAGAGCGGCCAGACGACGGCAACATTCGAGACGGCCGCCGGCCTGCTCAATGCCTGGCGGGGTCCTGCGCCGGACCTCTACACGGTCGACATGGGCGCGCCAAAATTCGGCTGGCAGGACATCCCGCTGGCGGAGGAATTTCGCGACACCCGCTACATCGAATTGCAGATCGGGCCGATCGACAATCCGATCCTGCATTCGCCTTCTGTCGTGAGCATGGGCAATCCGCACGCGATCTTCTGGGTCGAGGACGTCAACGCCCATGATCTCGAGCGTTTCGGTCCGCTCCTGGAAAACCATCCGATCTTCCCCGAGCGCGCCAATATCACGCTGGCCCACATCGTGGATCGCGACCACATTACGATCCGCACCTGGGAGCGCGGCGCCGGCCTCACCAGGGCCTGCGGCTCGGCGGCCTGCGCCACCGCGGTTGCCGCGGCGCGGTTGAAGCGCACTGAGCGCAAGGTCGAGATCACGCTGCCCGGCGGCAAGCTCGGCATCGAATGGCGCGAGCGCGATGATCACGTGCTGATGACGGGAACGGCGACCTTCGAATTTGAAGGCAATTTCGATCCGGCGCTGTTTGCGCCGGCCGGCTGATGGCCGTCGACATCGTCACCTTCGGCTGCCGCCTCAACGCCTTCGAGGCCGAGGTGATCCGCCGCGAGGCCGAGGGTGCGGGCCTTTCAGATACCATCGTCATCAATAGCTGCGCCGTCACCAACGAGGCCGTGGCGCAGGCGCGGCAGTCGATCCGCAAGCTGAAGCGCGAGCGGCCCGGCGCGCGCATCGTCGTCACCGGCTGCGCGGCGCAGACGCAAAGCCAGATGTTCGCCGACATGGCCGAGGTCGATCGCGTCGTCGGCAATGACGACAAGATGCGCGCTTCCGCGTGGCGGGAGACTCGCAACGCTTTCGACATCAACGCCAGCGAAAAAGTTGCCGTCAGCGACATCATGTCGGTGAAGGAGATGGCGCCGCATCTCATCGACGGTTTTGCTGCCGGCCTTCCGCGCGTGTTCGTGCAGGTCCAGAACGGCTGCGACCATCGCTGCACGTTCTGCATCATCCCTTATGGCCGCGGCAATTCACGCTCGGTGCCGATGGGCGCGGTGGTCGAGCAGGTACGGGCGCTGGTCGAACGCGGCCACGCCGAGATCGTGCTGACCGGCGTCGATCTCACCAGCTATGGTACTGATCTGCCGGGCGCGCCAAAGCTCGGCCTATTGACGAAGCAGATCTTGCGGCACGTGCCGGAGCTGAGGCGCCTGCGCATCTCCTCGATCGATTCGATCGAGGCCGATGCCGATCTGATCGATGCCATCGCCGACGACGCGCGTCTGATGCCGCATCTGCATCTGTCGCTGCAATCCGGCGACGACATGATTTTGAAGCGCATGAAGCGGCGGCATTCGCGGCAGGACGCGATCGCGTTCTGCGACCAGGTCCGCCGTTTGCGGCCCGATATCGCGTTCGGCGCCGACATCATCGCGGGCTTCCCGACCGAAACCGAGGAGATGTTCTCGCGCTCGCTCGATCTCGTCGAGGAATGCGGCCTGACGTTCCTGCACGTCTTTCCCTATTCCCCACGCCCCGGCACACCCGCCGCGCGGATGCCGCAGGTTGCGGGCGGCGCGATCAAGGACCGCGCGAAGCGGCTGCGTGCATCTGGCGAAGCCGCCTTACGGCAGCGGCTGAGCGCCGAGCTCGGCGCAACGCGCGAGGTGCTGATCGAGAGCGACGGTCAGGGGCGCACCGAGCACTATCTGCCGGTGGCGATTGCGGGCAAGCAAGTTGGCAGGGTCGTGCCGATGATGATCACTGGCAATGATGGCGAGCGGCTCGTCACACGATAGGTGTCGTCGCCCGGCTCGACCGGGCGACCCAGTACGCTGCGGCCTTTCCGTATCCCACTAAAGTCGCTGGAATACTGGATCACCCGCTTTCGCGGGTGATGACTTCGTTAGTTTGGTGGGCAGCGTACCCCCTTAAGACGCCCGCACCTGCCAGAACCGCAGCGTGCGCCGCGCATTCTCCGGCGTCATCCTCGCGTAATTGCTTTGCGCTCTCGCGATGTCGGCGGGTTTCATCGCGCCGGTCGCAAAACGGCTTTCGAGCACGGCGGCCGTCGTCTCCCAGCTGAGCTGGGCCGCCTTGCACGGCACCAGCAATCCGTCTTCGCGCAGGCTCTGCATCAGCGGACGAATCACCTCGATGGTCGATCCGGACAGGGCCGCCAACGCCGCCACGGCTTCTTCATACCGCCGCTGTTTGGCGAAGCCGAGCAGCGTCGCCTCGGTGAGCTGGCCGGTTGCCTTGAGATTTGCAATCGCCCGCTTGGCGCCCTCGAAATCGCGAACGCCGGACATTTCACGCTCGACGCCGATGGTGACGGCAGCGATCGCGGTCTGGATCTCTTCGAACAGATGCGGCGGCGCGCGTGACAGCAGGCGGGTGCGCACCGCATCCGTCGCCGAGCGCAGCAACTGGCGGCGCAGGTCCGAGGGCAGGTCGACGCGGACGCCGACACTGACCGCGAGTTCGGGATCGCTTTCGGCCTGACCGACGATGACGGCAAATCCCTTGCCGGAGACGCGCGCGCCGGGATTGGCAGCGAGCCGCCGGCTGACGCTGGGATAGCGCCGCGCCAGCAGCGCGTCGGTGACGATCTCCTTCAGCCACCAGCGCCCGGCGACCGCGAGCAGATGCGGCTCGCCCTTGCTGGAGGCGATCTTCACCAGCTCGCCGTCATCGAGGCGCGCGGATTCCTGCAGCACGGGGCCGGCGATGCGGATCTCGTCATTGCTGGCGAGGCGGCGGATCACGGAGGGCGGCGCCTGCGCGATTGGCGCGAGCTGGGCGCTGATCTCGGCCAGTGCAACGCGCGCACCCATGTCGGCGATGGCGCGCAGCTCGATGGTGTCGATCAGGCGCTCGAGCACGTCGTCGAACAGTGCGATCTGCTCGTCACTGAAATTGCCGGCGGAGGACAGGAACAGATCGGTGACGCGGCGGGCGGTTGCCAGGCCTTTTTCCGCGGAGCCTGTCCGAAGCGCGGACTCGACCTCGTCGATAATCGATAACTCGGCCGTGGACATGACGCGCAGCTCGTCCTGAGCAGATTACGGAAGCTTGTTCTAAGCAACCGCTATCATTAGAGGCGAGCACTGAACTTTCCGTAAACCATGGGGCAATGACCGGGTACTGCTCCGCTCCCTGACCGACCATTGCTCCTCATCCTGAGGAGCCCGCAAAGCGGGCGTCTCGAAGGATGGCCCCGGGCGACAGTCGGGCCTGCATGGTTCGAGACGGCGCTAGCGCGCCCCCTCACCATGAGGGTCGAGCAATTGGGCTATTCTCCGTTCCATCCGCAGGAGCGGAGCTTCTCGTGCATGTGGGGCGGGGCGGGCGCCACCACGCGGACCGGCTCCTTGTTCCGGGAGATCGGCACCACGATCTCGCGGGAATGCAGGTGCAGCTTCGGCTCGCCGAAGCGCGGGCCGTTGCCGTAAATGTTATCGCCGTAGATCGGCCAGCCGGTCGCGGACGAATGCACCCGTAATTGATGGGTTCGGCCCGTCACCGGTTCCATGGCGAGCCAGGTCAGGCCCTCGCCCCGCCCCATCACCTTCCAGTTGGTGACGGCCTTCTGACCCTCCGGATCCGGCTTCTGCCACCAGCCGCGTTCGGCATTGAGCCGGCCGAGCGGCATGTCGATGGTGCCTTCGTCTTCGGTGGGGCCGCCCTCGACCACGGTCCAGTAGGTCTTGCCGATCTTGCCGTGCTTGAAGAGGAGGCCGAGCGAGGCGGTGGCTTTTCGGTGGCGGCCGAGCACGAGGCAGCCGGAGGTGTCCTTGTCCAGCCGGTGGGCCAGCACCGGCGGCCGCGGCAGGCCGAAACGCAGCGCGTCGAAGGAGTCCTCCAGATTGGCGCCGCCCTTGGGGCCGCGATGCACCGGCAGGCCGGACGGCTTGTCGATGATCAGCATCAGGCCGTCGCGATGGAGCACGCGGGCGAGGATTTCATCGGCCGTCAATTGGGGAACATCGAGCAATCGCAGGACTTTCGGTCAAGACTTTCGTTTGGGAGCCGGAACGGCTAACACACCCCCGCCATGAACGATACCACGTCAGATCCCCCCAAGCTGAGCTGGTGGCGCCGCCTGTCCAACGGGCTGAAGCGCACCTCGTCCTCGCTCGGGACCGCGGTCGCCGATCTCGTCACCAAGCGCAAGCTCGACCGCGCCATGCTCGACGACATCGAGGACGTGCTGCTGCGCGCCGACCTCGGCACATCAGTCGCGGTGCGGATCGCGGACGCTGTCGGCACCGGGCGCTACGACAAGGCGATCTCGGCCGACGAGGTCAAGGACGTCGTCGCGACCGAGGTCGAGAAAGTGCTGTCGCCGGTGGCAAAGCCCCTCGAGATCGACGCTGGCAAAAAGCCGTTCGTCATCCTCGTGGTCGGCGTCAACGGCTCCGGCAAGACCACGACCATCGGAAAACTCTCGCAAAAGTTCGCGTCCGAAGGCCGCAAGGTGATGCTGGCCGCCGGCGACACGTTTCGCGCGGCCGCCATCGAGCAGCTCAAGGTCTGGGGCGAGCGCACGAAAACGCCCGTGATCGCCGGCGCGCAGGGCTCGGATTCTGCCAGCCTTGCCTTCAACGCGCTGACGGCGGCAAAGGAGCAGAATGTCGACGTGCTCCTGATCGACACCGCCGGCCGCTTGCAGAACAAGGCCGAACTGATGAACGAGCTCGAAAAGGTCGTGCGCGTCATCCGCAAGGTGGACACCACCGCGCCCCATGCGGTGCTGCTGGTGCTCGATGCCACCGTTGGCCAGAACGCTCTGTCGCAGGTCGAAGCCTTCCACCGCACCGCCGGGGTCACCGGCCTCGTGATGACCAAGCTCGACGGCACCGCCCGCGGCGGCATCTTGGTGGCGCTCGCGGAGAAATTCAAACTGCCGGTGCATTTCATCGGCGTCGGCGAAGGCGTCGACGATCTCGCGCCGTTCACCGCGCGCGATTTCGCCCGCGCCATTGCCGGAATCGAGTCGTAGGTTTCTTTTGTCATGCCCCGCGCAGGCGGGGCATCCAGTACGCCGCGCTGCTGGTGGTTGATCACAGGCGCCTCGGAATACTGGATCCCCCGCCTTCGCGGGGGATGACAGCAACAAAGGTCAGGTAATGGACAAGACCCAGCCGCATCCGCTGTTCAAGCTCGCGACCGAGCTCGGTCCGCTGCTCGTGTTCTTCTTCGTGAATGCGAAGTTCAATCTGTTCGCCGCGACCGGCGCCTTCATGGTGGCGATCGTGGTGGCGATGATCGCCTCCTATGTGGTGACGCGCCACATCCCGATCATGGCGATCGTCACAGGCGTGATCGTGCTGGTGTTCGGCACGCTGACGCTGGTGCTGCACGACGAGACCTTCATCAAGGTCAAGCCGACCATCATCTACGCCCTGTTCGCCGCGATCCTTGGTGGCGGCCTGCTGTTCGGCCGCTCCTTCATCGCCGTCATGTTCGACCAGATGTTCAATCTGACGCCGCAGGGCTGGCGCATCCTCACGCTGCGCTGGGCGCTGTTCTTTGCCGGCATGGCGGTGCTGAACGAGATCGTCTGGCGCACCCAGAGCACGGACTTCTGGGTGAACTTCAAGGTGTTTGGCGTCACCCCGCTGACCATGGTCTTCGCCATCGCCCAGATGCCGCTGACCAAGCGCTACCACCTCGAGCCGGTGTCGCTGGAAGCGAGCGAAGCGGACGCGGGGGATGTAAGGAAGGGGTAGGGCGAGCGTTTGCCCCACATACCGCTGTCATGCCCCGGCTTGACCGGGGCATGTACGCCGCGGCCTCTCCGTATACGACTGACGTCTCTGGAATACTGGATCGCCCGATCAAGTCGGGCGATGACAGTTGAGTATGCGGCGCGAGAGTCGCGTCAGCTGCCCGCCTTCAGCGCCTTCTCCATCTGCGGCAACAACACCGTGCGCAGATTGTCCGGCGTGATCGGTCCCACCAGCTTGTAGACGATGGTGCCCTCGCGCCCGACGACAAAAGTCTCCGGCACGCCGTAGACGCCCCATTCGATCGAGGCGCGGCCGTTGGCGTCGACGCCGACGCGGCCGAACGGGTTGCCGTAGCGGCCGAGGAAGCGCCGCGCATTGTCGGCCGCGTCCTTGTAGTTGATGCCGACCAGCTCGAAGCGCTTGTCCTTGGCGAGCTCGGTCAGCAGCGGCGCCTCGTCGTGGCACGGCACGCACCAGGACGCCCAGACATTGACGAGGCTGACCTTGCCCTTGAACGCGGCGGGATCGAGCCCCGGCACCTGCGCATTGTCGGCCCGCAATCCCTCGAGCGGCGGCAGCGTCGTCTGCGGCGCGGGACGACCGATCAGCGCGGACGGAATCCGCGAGATATCGCCGCTGCCGAGCCGGAACCAGAACAACAGCGCGAGGCCAATGAACGCGATCAGCGGCAGCACCATCAGGAAGGTGCGGCGCTGCGGCGCTGCGGGGGTCGATTGATCGCTCATGTCGCGCTGCGCCCCGAACGACGCGTGACGCCGCTGCGCTCGAGCTCGCGCAGGCGCTGGGTCTGGCTGCGATAATCGAGCACAATCCAGCCGATCAGGATCACGACCACGAGGGCGGCTGCGGCATAGGACGTCACGATGAAGGAGGCGTAAGGACCGAGCGACATCATCACGCAGCCCCTTTTGACGCATTTTCTTCACGCGAACCGGGGCTCAACTCGCTCGAAAACGCGACGCGGCTCGCCTGCATCATTTGCAGCGAGCGGACGCGGCGGCGCAGGATCTCGTTGCGCATCGCAGCCAGGTGCAGCGTGACGAACAGCAGCGTGAACGCGACCGCCATCACCAGCAGCGGAATCAAAAAGGATTTGTCGAGCGACGAGCCGCCCATGCGCATCACCGAGGCCGGCTGGTGCAGCGTGTTCCACCAGTCGACCGAGAACTTGATGATGGGCAGGTTGATGGCGCCGACCAGGGTCAGCACGGCGGCGGCGCGCGCCGCGCGCGAGGGATCGTCGACCGCGCGCCACAGCGCCATCAGGCCGAGATACATCAGGAAGAGGATCAAGACCGAGGTCAGCCGCGCGTCCCATTCCCAATAGGTGCCCCACATCGGCCGGCCCCACAGCGAGCCCGTGAGCAGCGCGAGAAAGGTGAAGCTGGCGCCGATCGGAGCTGCCGCCTTCGCGGCGACGTCGGCGAGCGGATGCCGCCACACCAGCGTGCCCAGCGAAGCAATGCTCATCACGCCCCAGACGAACATCGACAGCCAGGCATTGGGCACGTGGATGAACATGATCTTCACGGTCGCGCCCTGCTGATAATCGTCGGGCGCAAGCGCAGACTGGTAGAGGCCGATGGCGAGCAGGATGACGGTCGCAGCCGCAAGCCACGGCAGCACCCGCGCCGTCAGCGCGAGGAACCGGGTCGGGTTGGCAAGGTCGATCAGCGTCATGGCATCCTGATAATCGCGGGGGTGACGGGAGGCAATCAGCACAAAAGAAGTTGTCTAAAGTTGATCGGGGTCAAGGTCAGTCGAGCCCATCTCAGTCGAGCCCGTGCCGCAGGCTCGCCGCCGCCGCGAACGGACCGATCACGAGGCTGACCAGCGACAGCGCGCACAGGATCGAGAACGGCGCGCCGAAGGTCATCGGACCGACGATCACGGCCTGCGAGGCCGCGACGCCGAAAATCAGCACGGGAATCGACAGCGGCAGCACCAGCACGGCCATCAGCAGCCCGCCCCGGTGCAGCGTCACCGCCAGCGCTGCGCCGATCATGCCGGTGAAGGTCAGCGCCGGGGTGCCCGCCAAAAGCGTCAGCGCCACCGCGCCGGTGGCGACCATGTCGAGGTTGAGCAGCAGGCCGAGCACGGGGGTTGCGACAATCAGCGGCAGGCCGGCGGCCAGCCAATGCGCCAGCGCTTTGGCCGCGCAGGCGAGTTCCAGCGGTGTCCGGCTCATCGTGATCAGATCAAGCGAGCCGTCCTCATGGTCGGCCATAAACAGCCGGTCCAGCGTCAGCAGGCTCGCCAGCAGCGCCCCGAGCCACAGGATCGCCGGCCCCAGCCGCGACAGCAGCGCCAGATCCGGCCCGACCGCGAACGGCATCAGCACCACCACGGTCAGGAAGAACAGCACCCCGATCAGCGCCCCGCCGCCAACGCGGAGCGCGATCCTGACATCCCGGCGGATCAGGGCGGACAGGGCGGTCATGGGCGGCCTCCTGCGGATAGGCCCGAGGGCGACCGCCCGGAAATCTGAGGGTCGGGCCGCCTCACGCCACACCCCCGATCCGCAGCTCCCGCGATTCGATCCCGAGCGGGGCGTGGGTGGCGGCGATGATCAGGCCGCCGCTTGCCACGTGCTGCCGCATCAATCCGGAAAACATGTCCTGGCCGGCCACGTCGAGCGCGTTGGTCGGCTCGTCCAGCAGCCAGACCGGACGGCGGACGGTCAGCAGCCGGGCCAGCGACAGCCGGCGGCGCTGGCCGGCCGACAGGAAGGCCGCGGGCAGATGCGTGGCGTGATCGAGCCCGACGATGGCGAGGCTCTCGGCGGCGTCGCCGCGCTCTCCGCCCAGAAAATCAGCCCAGAACGACAGATTTTCCTGAACGCTCAACGCCGGCTTCAGGGCGTCGCGATGGCCGAGATAGTGGCATTGCTCGGGCAGCGTCATGTCGGCGTCGCCCCCGTCCAATACGATTGTCCCGCCGGCCGGAATGAGCAGACCCGCGATCAGCCGCAGCAGCGAGGTCTTGCCCGATCCATTGCGGCCGACGACCGCCACGGCCTCGCCCGAGACCGCCTTGAAATCGAGCCCGGCAAACACCTCGCGTCCGCCCCGCACGCAGGTCACCCCGCGCCCGCAAAGCTGCATCTTGTCTTGGTCCAACCCGCTCAAAGCCAGGCCTCAGGAAATCTTGGGGTAGCGCATGGGAATTTTTGGCTCGCGGATTGCTGCGGCACGATTGTGGCTGTGGCGGCGCGGTTAGAAAGCTTCTATAAGCCCGGAACTACTTGATGCAGCAACTCAACCTGCCCCTGCAAGCGGCCCAGCCTGATACGCTGACGGTGTTAAAATACCCTGCCGGGTATAACTAACAATTGGGATTCCTACATGACCTCGCTCGACAGCTTCAAATGCAAAAAGACCCTCAAGGTCGGCGCCAAGACCTATGTCTATTACAGCCTGCCCACGGCCGAGAAGAATGGTCTGAAGGGAATTTCGAAACTCCCCTATTCGATGAAGGTCCTGCTCGAGAACCTCCTCCGTAACGAGGACGGCCGCTCGGTCAAGAAGGAAGACATCGTCGCGGTGTCGAAATGGCTGCGCAAGAAGTCGCTCGAGCATGAAATCGCCTTCCGTCCGGCCCGCGTGCTGATGCAGGACTTCACCGGCGTGCCGGCTGTCGTTGACCTCGCCGCGATGCGCAACGCGATGCAGAAGCTCGGCGGCGATGCCGAGAAGATCAACCCTCTGGTGCCGGTCGACCTCGTCATCGATCACTCCGTGATCGTGAACTTCTTCGGCGACAACAAGGC is from Bradyrhizobium xenonodulans and encodes:
- a CDS encoding heme ABC transporter permease, producing MTLIDLANPTRFLALTARVLPWLAAATVILLAIGLYQSALAPDDYQQGATVKIMFIHVPNAWLSMFVWGVMSIASLGTLVWRHPLADVAAKAAAPIGASFTFLALLTGSLWGRPMWGTYWEWDARLTSVLILFLMYLGLMALWRAVDDPSRAARAAAVLTLVGAINLPIIKFSVDWWNTLHQPASVMRMGGSSLDKSFLIPLLVMAVAFTLLFVTLHLAAMRNEILRRRVRSLQMMQASRVAFSSELSPGSREENASKGAA
- the ccmD gene encoding heme exporter protein CcmD; translation: MMMSLGPYASFIVTSYAAAALVVVILIGWIVLDYRSQTQRLRELERSGVTRRSGRSAT
- the ccmA gene encoding heme ABC exporter ATP-binding protein CcmA, which encodes MQLCGRGVTCVRGGREVFAGLDFKAVSGEAVAVVGRNGSGKTSLLRLIAGLLIPAGGTIVLDGGDADMTLPEQCHYLGHRDALKPALSVQENLSFWADFLGGERGDAAESLAIVGLDHATHLPAAFLSAGQRRRLSLARLLTVRRPVWLLDEPTNALDVAGQDMFSGLMRQHVASGGLIIAATHAPLGIESRELRIGGVA
- the ccmB gene encoding heme exporter protein CcmB, whose translation is MTALSALIRRDVRIALRVGGGALIGVLFFLTVVVLMPFAVGPDLALLSRLGPAILWLGALLASLLTLDRLFMADHEDGSLDLITMSRTPLELACAAKALAHWLAAGLPLIVATPVLGLLLNLDMVATGAVALTLLAGTPALTFTGMIGAALAVTLHRGGLLMAVLVLPLSIPVLIFGVAASQAVIVGPMTFGAPFSILCALSLVSLVIGPFAAAASLRHGLD
- a CDS encoding septation protein A → MDKTQPHPLFKLATELGPLLVFFFVNAKFNLFAATGAFMVAIVVAMIASYVVTRHIPIMAIVTGVIVLVFGTLTLVLHDETFIKVKPTIIYALFAAILGGGLLFGRSFIAVMFDQMFNLTPQGWRILTLRWALFFAGMAVLNEIVWRTQSTDFWVNFKVFGVTPLTMVFAIAQMPLTKRYHLEPVSLEASEADAGDVRKG
- a CDS encoding DsbE family thiol:disulfide interchange protein, with the translated sequence MSDQSTPAAPQRRTFLMVLPLIAFIGLALLFWFRLGSGDISRIPSALIGRPAPQTTLPPLEGLRADNAQVPGLDPAAFKGKVSLVNVWASWCVPCHDEAPLLTELAKDKRFELVGINYKDAADNARRFLGRYGNPFGRVGVDANGRASIEWGVYGVPETFVVGREGTIVYKLVGPITPDNLRTVLLPQMEKALKAGS
- the ftsY gene encoding signal recognition particle-docking protein FtsY; the encoded protein is MNDTTSDPPKLSWWRRLSNGLKRTSSSLGTAVADLVTKRKLDRAMLDDIEDVLLRADLGTSVAVRIADAVGTGRYDKAISADEVKDVVATEVEKVLSPVAKPLEIDAGKKPFVILVVGVNGSGKTTTIGKLSQKFASEGRKVMLAAGDTFRAAAIEQLKVWGERTKTPVIAGAQGSDSASLAFNALTAAKEQNVDVLLIDTAGRLQNKAELMNELEKVVRVIRKVDTTAPHAVLLVLDATVGQNALSQVEAFHRTAGVTGLVMTKLDGTARGGILVALAEKFKLPVHFIGVGEGVDDLAPFTARDFARAIAGIES